A genomic window from Lotus japonicus ecotype B-129 chromosome 1, LjGifu_v1.2 includes:
- the LOC130732249 gene encoding transcription factor bHLH140: METSPACKPTISAGSSSKSKEKKGGVKKTTKREVKLSTDPQSVAARERRHRISDRFKVLQSMVPGGSKMDTVSMLEEAIHYVKFLKTQIWLLHQTMINFVDDHVSSSPAIMSFPGWEHFPNEHNISLQQNPSLSVDLDSMQSLPQLPLDQFFFQGEEDATMKYSPAYN, translated from the coding sequence ATGGAGACTAGTCCTGCTTGTAAACCTACTATTTCTGCAGGGTCATCTTCCAAGAGCAAGGAGAAGAAGGGTGGTGTGAAGAAAACAACCAAAAGGGAAGTGAAGCTTTCCACTGACCCACAAAGCGTGGCGGCTAGAGAGAGAAGGCACAGAATAAGTGACAGGTTCAAGGTCCTGCAGAGCATGGTCCCTGGAGGGAGCAAGATGGACACAGTTTCCATGTTGGAGGAAGCCATTCACTATGTCAAGTTCCTCAAGACTCAGATTTGGCTTCTTCACCAAACCATGATTAACTTTGTAGATGATCATGTCTCATCATCACCCGCCATAATGTCCTTTCCTGGGTGGGAGCATTTTCCAAATGAACACAACATTTCCCTTCAGCAAAATCCTTCACTTTCAGTAGATTTGGATTCTATGCAGAGTTTGCCACAGCTACCCCTtgatcagttcttcttccaAGGTGAAGAAGATGCCACTATGAAATATTCGCCAGCTTATAATTAG